From Candidatus Eremiobacteraceae bacterium:
TCGGCGGACTCACGTATCGCGAAGGCCACCTCGCGATGGAGATAGTCGCGGAAAGCGGCACCGCGCATTCGCTCGAGGTCGTCGAGGTGAACCCCGTCATCGATGACGGCGTCAAGACGGCGCGCGTCGCGATGGAGCTCGTCTGCTCGGCTTTGGGCAAATCGATCTTGTGATAGCGGCGGCGTTCACCGCCGCCGTCGTGCTCGCCGTGATCGCGGGTTTCAACGACGGCGGCAACTTGTTCGCTTTGTCGGCGGCGAGCCGGACGATCCCGCCGGTCAGGTCCTTCTTGCTCATCGTGGCCGGCGCGTTCGTCGGCCCGTTCGTACTCGGAACTGCGGTGGCGCACACGACGGGAACAGGGGTCGCCGACTATGCGACCGTCGGTGCAGCGCAGCTTTTCGCCGCGATCGCGGGCGCGATCGCGACGGTCGGCCTGACGTTCGCGGCTCGCGTGCCGACGAGCATCTCGGCAGCGCTGTTCGCGTCGATGGTCGGTGCTCTGTGGAGCGGACCAGGCCTCGCGGCGGTCCGATGGCACGGCGTGGAACTCGTGGCGGTATCGCTCGTCGGATCGGTCGTGATCGGTGCCGCCGGCGGGGCGATCGCGTACGGCGCGGTCGCATGGCTGCTCGCTCGCGTCCATCGCCCGGCCGGCGAACGCATCGTCTCGCTCCAACATCTGACGACGTTCGCGCTCGCGGTGGCGTACGGCTCGAACGATCTTGAGCGCACGGCCGGCCTTCTCGGCGCGGCAGTTTCAACCGGCACGTTCACCGCGCCCGCATGGACGTTCGTCGTCGCAGGGCTTGCGTTCGTGATGGGGCTCGTCGCCGGCGGCGGCCGAATCGCGCGGACGGTCGGCGGCAAACTCTTCTCGATCCGTCCGCAGTCGGCGCTCGCAGCCGAGGTCTCTTCTGCCGCAACCGTCATCTGTTCGTCGCTCTTGGGCGGTCCGCTCAGCACGACGGCCGTCGCGGCGTCGTCGCTCATCGGCGTCGGAGCGGCGGTCGACTCGCGCGCGATCCACTGGCACGCCGCCGCACAGATCGCGCTGACGTGGATCGTCACCGTGCCGGCAGCGCTCGTCGCGGGTGCGCTCGCCGGTCTGATCGTGCGTTCGATATAGGAGTCTGTCATGTGGCTTGCCGACCTCTTCCGCAGTTCCCCGGGCAAGCGATTCTTCGACCTGCTCGACGAGCACGCGTCGGTCTTGCTCGAAGCCGCGCGGACGCTCGCCGCATATGTCGACAGCGGCAAGGCGGAACTCGCGACGGTCGTCGACGAGCTCGAACACAAAGGCGACGACGTGCTGCGAGGGCTCATCGCCGCCATCAGCGATACGTTCGTCACCCCGCTCGACCGGCAGGACCTCTACAACCTCGGTGAAGCGCTCGATGACATGATCGACTACATCGCGAGCGCTGCCGTCGAAATAGCGCTTTTCCGGCAGCCGAGCACGCCTGCGATGCGCGCGATGTGCGAGCTGCTCGTCGAAGCGGCGTTATCGATCCAGTCCGCCGTCGGCGCGATACCGAAGGACCGAGATACGGCACTGATCGCCGGCCGCGAGGCGAGCGAAGCCGAGAACCGCATGGAGATCCTCTACCGGACAGCGCTTGCCGATCTATTCGAAGGTCACGACTTCCGCGAGATGTTCAAGCTGCGCGAGATCTATCGCCACCTGAGCAACAGCGCCGACCGTGGCGACGCGGTCGGCAAGCTCATCGGCAAGATCGTCGTGAAGACATCGTGAGGGCTGAGCCGATCGGCTAGACCGCGGCGAGCCGCCGCATCTGCCCGGTGAGCGTCTCGCCGGGCTTCACTTCGACGATCTCGAGTCCGGCGACATCCTTCGTCAGCTCGCGAAGCCTCGCGGGCGTTCCGGTGAGCACGGGGAACGTCGCGTAGTGCATCGGGATCACCGTCTTTGCTCCGAGCAGCCGAATCGCGTACGCACCCTCGTCCGGACCCATCGTGTAGAAGTCGCCGATCGGCAGCATGGCGATGTCCGGCTTGTAGATCTCGCCGATGAGCTTCATGTCGGAGAAGACGCATGTGTCGCCGGCATGATAGATCTTGACGCCGTTCTCGAACCGCATGACAAAGCCCGCCGCCTCGCCGCCGTACCACATCCCATCGCCGTCTTGGACTCCCGACGAGTGGACCGCGTGCGTCATCGTCAGGTGAACGCCGGCGACCTCGGTCGACCCGCCCTTGTTGAAGCCGACGACCTTTTTGACTCCTTGCTTGCTCAACCACACGCCGAGCTCGATCATCGTCGCGCACGTGGCGTCGAATTTCTTCGCGAGCGCGACCGTATCGCCGAGGTGGTCGCCGTGGCCGTGCGTCAGGAAAATCGCGTCGAGGTTCTTCGGCTGCTTCAGATGATCCGGGCATGCCGGATTGCCGCTGAGGAATGGGTCGACGATCACGTGCTTGCCGCTCGGGGTCTTGATCGCGAAGGTCGCGTGGCCGCAAAACGTGATTTCGAGTTTGCCGAGATCGATGGACATCATGCTCTCCTTGAGCGTCACCCAGGCGAAGGGTGGAAGATTTTAAGACGACACGCGATTGGGCCTGCTCACGCGGAGCCGAGCGCGAGCTCGACCTCTTCTCGCACCCACGCATCGCTCTCGGTGTCAAGCCGTTTTCTCAGCGCGTCTCGCGCCGCATCGCCGCCTAGCCGGCCGAGCGCCCACGCGGCGTGGCCGCGGACCAGCGGTTTGCGGTCGTCGAGCGCGGCGACGAGATAGGGAACGGCGCGCTCGTCGCGCGAGTTCCCCAACGCGACCGCCGCGTTTCGCTGGAGGACAGCTTTGCCCCGCCACGCCATCGACGTCGGACCGAACCACGTGCGGAACTGCGACTTCGTCATGCGCAAAACGGCGATGAGATCCATGGACGTGCCGATGTGCGGCAGCGGCGCGAACGGGTCGTCGCCGGCACGCCGGTTGGCCGCGACGTTCTCGCTTTCGTTGACCGGGCACGGCGTTTGGCAATCGTCGCAGCCCCAGAGACGATTGCCGATCGCGTCGCGCAGCTCGCGCGGGATCGGCGTCTTCAATTGCGTGAGATCGGAGATGCAGCGGCGCGCGTCGACCGACCCGTCCTCGCCGATCGCGCCCGTCGGGCAGCGATCGATGCACACCGGACAAGTCCCGCAGTTCGTACCGAGCGGTTCGTCCGGTTCGACCTCGACCGTCGTGATGAGCTCGCCGAGAAGCACCCACGAGCCGAAGCGCTTCGTGAGCACGTTGCCGTTGCGGCCGAACCAGCCGATGCCGGCACGTACGGCAGCTGCGCGATCGACGAGCGGCCCCGTGTCGACGCACGGCAAGCACCGCTCGCCCGGATATTCGACGCTAATGAAGCGCGCGAGTTCGCGCAGCCTGCCGCCGATGATGCGGTGGTAATCGCTTCCCCACGAATGGCACGAGACCGCGCCGCGCAAGCCCGGTGCGTTCGGGTCGTAAGGATGCGCCTCGCCGGCGTAGGACGTCGCGGTGCAGACGATCGTCCTCGCGCCCGGCAGCACGTCCTCGGGCGTGCAGCGTTCGCGCACGTCGCCGGCGCTGTAGCGCCATTGGCTCAAGAGTCCGTCGTCGACGCGCTGCTGGAAGACGCGCATCGTCGAGACGAACGGCGCGGCGCCGGTAAAGCCGACAAGGTCGAATCCCAGCTCGAACGCGCGCGCGGTGATGCGCGCTTTGGCATCGCCGGGGTGCGGTCGGCTCGGCGTGACCGGGGCTATGTCGTCTGCGACGCAGGCGGCGGGAAGTCGAGGTCGCACGTGCCGTGTACCGGCAGACCGTTGAGCGTCGCCGGCGCGAACGTCGATGCGCGCGCGGCTGCGAGCGCCGCGTCGTCGACGTTCGGATCGCCCGAAGATTTCACGAGACGGACTGAGAGTATCTGCCCGTCGGGACCCACTTCGACTTCGACGGTCGCCGTGCC
This genomic window contains:
- a CDS encoding inorganic phosphate transporter: MIAAAFTAAVVLAVIAGFNDGGNLFALSAASRTIPPVRSFLLIVAGAFVGPFVLGTAVAHTTGTGVADYATVGAAQLFAAIAGAIATVGLTFAARVPTSISAALFASMVGALWSGPGLAAVRWHGVELVAVSLVGSVVIGAAGGAIAYGAVAWLLARVHRPAGERIVSLQHLTTFALAVAYGSNDLERTAGLLGAAVSTGTFTAPAWTFVVAGLAFVMGLVAGGGRIARTVGGKLFSIRPQSALAAEVSSAATVICSSLLGGPLSTTAVAASSLIGVGAAVDSRAIHWHAAAQIALTWIVTVPAALVAGALAGLIVRSI
- a CDS encoding DUF47 family protein, whose amino-acid sequence is MWLADLFRSSPGKRFFDLLDEHASVLLEAARTLAAYVDSGKAELATVVDELEHKGDDVLRGLIAAISDTFVTPLDRQDLYNLGEALDDMIDYIASAAVEIALFRQPSTPAMRAMCELLVEAALSIQSAVGAIPKDRDTALIAGREASEAENRMEILYRTALADLFEGHDFREMFKLREIYRHLSNSADRGDAVGKLIGKIVVKTS
- a CDS encoding metal-dependent hydrolase; this translates as MMSIDLGKLEITFCGHATFAIKTPSGKHVIVDPFLSGNPACPDHLKQPKNLDAIFLTHGHGDHLGDTVALAKKFDATCATMIELGVWLSKQGVKKVVGFNKGGSTEVAGVHLTMTHAVHSSGVQDGDGMWYGGEAAGFVMRFENGVKIYHAGDTCVFSDMKLIGEIYKPDIAMLPIGDFYTMGPDEGAYAIRLLGAKTVIPMHYATFPVLTGTPARLRELTKDVAGLEIVEVKPGETLTGQMRRLAAV
- the queG gene encoding tRNA epoxyqueuosine(34) reductase QueG encodes the protein MRPRLPAACVADDIAPVTPSRPHPGDAKARITARAFELGFDLVGFTGAAPFVSTMRVFQQRVDDGLLSQWRYSAGDVRERCTPEDVLPGARTIVCTATSYAGEAHPYDPNAPGLRGAVSCHSWGSDYHRIIGGRLRELARFISVEYPGERCLPCVDTGPLVDRAAAVRAGIGWFGRNGNVLTKRFGSWVLLGELITTVEVEPDEPLGTNCGTCPVCIDRCPTGAIGEDGSVDARRCISDLTQLKTPIPRELRDAIGNRLWGCDDCQTPCPVNESENVAANRRAGDDPFAPLPHIGTSMDLIAVLRMTKSQFRTWFGPTSMAWRGKAVLQRNAAVALGNSRDERAVPYLVAALDDRKPLVRGHAAWALGRLGGDAARDALRKRLDTESDAWVREEVELALGSA